Proteins co-encoded in one Octopus bimaculoides isolate UCB-OBI-ISO-001 chromosome 9, ASM119413v2, whole genome shotgun sequence genomic window:
- the LOC106878855 gene encoding thialysine N-epsilon-acetyltransferase, with protein sequence MFYHYIYSTWESKSIQITDLHVLPLPEYESICENLFHFLCKMSVDENCARVQWQTNGNNDLKNLGKYFNAMNLIEMESWRVKNFEKHQLKELSATS encoded by the exons ATGTTCTACCATTACATATACTCCACATGGGAAAGCAAGTCTATACAAATAACTGACCTGCATGTGTTACCACTACCAGAATATGAGTCCATCTGTGAAAATCTGTTTCATTTCCTGTGCAAg ATGTCTGTAGATGAGAATTGTGCCCGAGTTCAATGGCAAACGAATGGTAACAATGATTTGAAGAACTTGGGTAAATATTTTAATGCCATGAATTTAATAGAGATGGAAAGTTGGCGagtaaaaaattttgaaaaacatcAGTTGAAAGAACTCAGCGCAACAAGTTGA